From the Synechococcus sp. KORDI-49 genome, the window TGTATTTGAATGGCGAAGCTGAGGGCGACAGTCGAATAGTTCTTGATTGGAATGGTACTGCGTTTACTACTCATGCTGACGTGCTTGACCGCTGGGAAATATTTATTCCTTCGGATGATTTCTATCCACCATACGATGATTCTGGTTTCTCACCAATCCTAGCCACACATAACACCCAGAACACAACTCAGGCTGTCACTCTTTCGTCCGACGGTAACACCCTCTTCTTGGCCGAAGACGACATGGGTCTTCAAATGATTGATATCAGTAACCCTGCCAGTCCTTCTTCCATTGGCACCATCCACTCCTCTGGTGATGCAGTGGATGTTGTTCTCTCGGCTGATGGAAATACCGCCTTCCTGGCAGATCTCTACAGTGGCTTGCAGATTATTGACATCAGCAATCTCTCAAGCCCTGAGCTCATATCTACCCACAGTACGTCTGGCGAAGCTTGGGGAGTTACTTTGTCTGCTGATGGCAATACTGCCTTCGTTGCTGATGGTGAAAGCGGCATCCAAATTATTGATGTTACCAAACTACCTAGTCCGTCTCTTATTGCGACATTTAACACATCAGGTTGGGCTTCAGACGTTCGTCTGTCTGCCGATGGAAACACTGCTTATGTCGCTGACGGAGCCAGCGGGTTGCAGATCGTTGATATTACTGACTTCTCTAGCCCTTCTCTAATCTCAAGTTTAGATACCGAGGGATTTGCCAATCGTGTAGACCTTTCAGTCGATGGCAATACTGCATTCGTTGCGGATTGGGATAGTGGTCTTCAGATCATTGATGTTACCAATCACTCTAGGCCATCTCTCCTTTCCACCCTTGATACTTCGGGATTTGCTTTGGACGTAACCCTTTCGGACGATAGTTATACCGCATTCGTCGCCGATGACGATAATGGTTTACAGATTATTGATGTTACTAATCTTACTAGGCCAAGTCTCATGCACTCCTTGAATACTCAAGGTTATGCGGTGGATGTGACCCTCTCTACTGACAACGATATTGCTTATGTGGCTGACAACACTGGCGGATTGCAAATAATTAATTTGCCTGATAGGGATGTACAGCTTATTGGTGACCTTTCCATCACTTCCATCGACCTCTTTGGCAACATATCCAGTACGCGAACAATCACGCCTGTTTTTGACCTTTCAGCACCCGATCGGCCTGTCTTGCCCTCAGAGTATTCTGATTTGATCGTTCTCAATCAGACTTCTAGATCCTCTGGTTTCTCACTGGAGGGTACCGCTGAACCCCTGGGTACCGTCTTCATTCGACTTGGTTTTAGTACTTGGACGGTCGATGTTGATCAGGATGGATCCTGGTATTTTGATTTGCCGACCTCCTCGATACCACTAGATTCAAGTGATTACCAGTTTGAATTTACGGCTATTGACTCAACAGGTAATCGTTCCAATACGTTGAATGTACCTGTCATTGTTGATTCCAAATCGCCAAGCTTCCTGTCTGTTGATGGTGTACTGTTTGGTGACAATGCTATTTCGCCGCTAGATCTTGACAATCCTCTTGTAATTAATGGTGACTCTGATTTAGACGCAGATACTATTGAGTTGTCTTTCTTTGGCGAGTCTTATTCCACAGTACCTGATAGCAATGGCTTCTGGAGTTTTGTTTTGGATCCGTCTATCGTTCCTGTCGAAAGCTCAAATGCTTCACTCACTATCTCGGCTACTGATGAATATCAAAATACTTTATCCCAATCTTTCGATTTCGTCGTTGCGCTTGACCAACCTGCCCCCCCTGTTATCAACCCCATTTCCGAAGATGGTTATCTAAATGACTCTGAAAGTCGTTTTGATATAACTGTCGATGGTACCGCTCCAACTGATCACCATGTCAGGATCGATTATCGTGATCGTACATATGACGTTGATGTTGATGAGAAAGGTCACTGGAGCCTTTCTGTACCATTTCCTAGTAATGACACTTATCCATTAACTGCGACAGCCTACTTTCATCCTTCATATGAATCTCAAGCTGTCTTGACTGACTTTGTTGTAGATACGAAGTCTCCGCGTGCTACAGCTGGTGATCTATTTCTTCTTGATGATGCATTCATACAACTTCGTTTTGATGAGGAATTGGCCTCCGGGAATATCACTCATAGTAATTTAAAGGTATTGCTAGATCAAAAGGCTGTCGATGTAAATTCGGCTGTTATTTCATCTGACGATCCTGAGCTTCTCCATATTTATTTGAAAGAGGTTCCCACATCAGCTCAGGAGATTTCCATTACTTACAGACCTCGTTCATCTGATTCATTTGTCGTTCAGGATATTGCAGGCAATACCGCCGAACCCTTCTTCAATTTCTCTGTTAATCATCTTGTCACTCAGAGTGATGTTCCTTCCCTGGCTAGCGATTTTAAGTCAGTCCTTCTTCAAGGAGATAACCCTATAAATATAACCGGCAATCACGCTAATAATGTCATTGTGGCTAATGCTGCTGATAATATCATTGAAGGTTTTCCAGGAGCCGATACTTTGACTGGTGGTAGTGGTTCTGATCGTTTTGTTTACCGTCAAGCCTTGGATTCATTCCTAGGCGATTCAATACCTTATTATGATCACATCACTGACTTTAATCCTTCTGTTGATGTTCTCCAATTGCCATTTGGCTCTTCAGGGCATATTGGGGAATTGAACTCTATCTCTGAACTTACCTCAAGTTCTCTTTCTGATGCTTTTGCATCTTCAGATGTCCAGGCCTTTGATATCCTTGTTTTCGACGTTGATGGCCGTTCGTTTATTCTTGCTAATGATCAAGATCCAGGCTATTCATCGCATGATGATATTCTTATCGAGATCACAGGTATGTCTCCTGGTAATTACGATGGCACTAATGTCGAAGTATTAGGTTGATGTGAAGGCTTTTTTTTGGACCGAACTTTATATCCTGGTGATTCTGGGTTAGTTACACTGAGCTGCTATCCATTGTCTTGCATCTTGCTGGCCTAGGATTGCTGCTGATCTCCAGTCCATACATGCACCACGAAGATCTCCTATGGTTTCTTTGACGATTCCACGATTTCTCCAAGCTGCTGAATAGCTAGGGCTGATCTGGATTGCTTTATCAAAGTCTTGGATCGCACCTTTCCAGTCCTGCATCGCACCCTTCGTTACACCACGATTGACATATGCGTTCTCAAAGTTTGGATCTAACGAAATTGCTGTGTCGAAGTCTTGGAGTGCAAGTTTGATCTTTTGAAGGCTCCCGTAGATTAAACCCCTATTTGAATAAGCTTTTGCGTTTTTTGGGTCTAATTCGATTGATTTTGTATAGCTTTCAAGAGATTGTTTATTCTCTCCTAATTCTTGCAGTGTGCGAGCTCTTCCATAGTGAACTTCAGCCGTATCTATACCTTGATCAATCAGAGTATCGTATATCTCAAAGGCTTTGCTGTAATCACCCTCTTCAAGCATGCTGGCAGCACTCTCTGTGGAGATTTCCTCGTTTGCTTTGGCGTTGTATTTGAAATCAATGGTATTTACCACCAATGAAATACCCAATATGGCGAGAAGTTTCTTGCCAGTTCTTTTCATGTTGGTTTTGCTCAGTTTGTGCACTGTTGATTGTGCCATTGCTTGGCATAGTCTATCCCAAGTTCTCCGGCCTTTCTCCAGTCAGAACATGCATTCAACATGTTGCCGCTGTACTCATAAGCAATTCCTCTGTTCGCATATGCTGTTCCGTAATTTGGATTTGTTTTAATGGCTTTCATGAAATCTTGAATTGCTTTGTCATATTTTTGTAGTTGAACATAAAGACTGCCTCTGTTGTTGTATGCTTCTGACATTTTGGGGAGCAATCGGATTGCTTCGTTGTAATCGCTTACAGCTGCTTTTGCATTTCCCAGTGAGGCAAGAAGCAGACCACGGTTGTTATAGATATTTGCCTGTTTGTTGTTGATTTTCAAGGATGTGGTGTAATCCTCTAATGCTCCTGGCTTGTTTCCAAGATCTTCTCTGATTTTTCCTCGATTGGCGTGTGCAGTTGCGTGTTCAGGGTTGCGCTTGATAATCTGTGTGTAATCAAGCTCTGCTTGAGTTTTCAGTCCAGATTCCTCGTTTAATTTTGCTCGGCTGTAAAGAGTTGCCGTGTTGGAAGGATTGATCTTTAGGGCAATTGTAAGATCGGTAATTGCCTTTTGATTGTCGCCGATTTCGGAGAAAAGGTCTGCACGCTTAATTCTACTCCATTCATTTTTGGGGTCTATTTTGATTGCTTTGTTGAAGTCATGCATCGCCATCTCTTTGTTGCCTTTGCTGGAGAGGGCAATTCCTCGAGCGATGTAGGCTCTATGATCTTTTGGATTCATTTCAATGGCTTTATTGTAGTCAAGTACGGCGCTATTAATGTCTCCTGATTTTTCTTTGGCAAACCCGCGATTGATATAAATTCCTGAATCTTTTGGGGTTGTAGATAATGCAATCGTATAGGAGTTGATTGCTTTGTTGAATTCTCCTCGATTGCTGAGCTTTTCACCTTCTAAGAGTAAATCATTGGTTTGTGTCCTGAAGTCGATGGCCTTTCCGCCTGTCTGAGCTCCGATGATTAAGGAGGAGGATGATGCACTCAAAGCGATGGCGTTCGGTCCGAGTTCCACCGTTCTCTGTCCAGTGCTTGCATCGTCTGCTTCTTTCTGAGCGGAGGCGTTCGCAGCGGCCAGTTCCGCGGCTTCGCGCTCGAGGCGCTCGGCTTCCTGACGTG encodes:
- a CDS encoding tetratricopeptide repeat protein: MKRTGKKLLAILGISLVVNTIDFKYNAKANEEISTESAASMLEEGDYSKAFEIYDTLIDQGIDTAEVHYGRARTLQELGENKQSLESYTKSIELDPKNAKAYSNRGLIYGSLQKIKLALQDFDTAISLDPNFENAYVNRGVTKGAMQDWKGAIQDFDKAIQISPSYSAAWRNRGIVKETIGDLRGACMDWRSAAILGQQDARQWIAAQCN
- a CDS encoding tetratricopeptide repeat protein, whose product is MELGPNAIALSASSSSLIIGAQTGGKAIDFRTQTNDLLLEGEKLSNRGEFNKAINSYTIALSTTPKDSGIYINRGFAKEKSGDINSAVLDYNKAIEMNPKDHRAYIARGIALSSKGNKEMAMHDFNKAIKIDPKNEWSRIKRADLFSEIGDNQKAITDLTIALKINPSNTATLYSRAKLNEESGLKTQAELDYTQIIKRNPEHATAHANRGKIREDLGNKPGALEDYTTSLKINNKQANIYNNRGLLLASLGNAKAAVSDYNEAIRLLPKMSEAYNNRGSLYVQLQKYDKAIQDFMKAIKTNPNYGTAYANRGIAYEYSGNMLNACSDWRKAGELGIDYAKQWHNQQCTN